The Dysidea avara chromosome 13, odDysAvar1.4, whole genome shotgun sequence genome includes a region encoding these proteins:
- the LOC136243024 gene encoding protein Wnt-4-like, with protein sequence MARGLLCCSVLLALLVIMNISSGYCAPWWAILSEVRYSEVNRMWWTKENCRIRFNASLNDRQLVALCDECPMLVPAVISGAWSAIVQCQLAFRNSKWRCDVFKRGPYFGRFVEEGTRETAFLSAILSAGIVAKVAQAKLARTWCDDARESAGSGTDIIYSVDDDSNIDYAIKFVEAFTDPKVTDDYKSVDTAVTSGGSISNGNVATTTTTISGGTPSGGKPDDSSGDGAISSGEINYFSSGDMYIYSNEPDIKLMESHNNRVGRELMRKYYNPWWQPCYHRQNCAKSPLEQVKEQLFKAYSDAIQVEESDGQLRASKMPSFTSSQLLYLKESPDFCQRNITYGIQGTSGRQCYPDEADSSCDDLCCGSVDKRVENKFTSCKCIFIWCCRVKCETCTTTVTNYYCN encoded by the exons ATGGCGAGAGGATTGCTGTGTTGTAGTGTGTTACTAGCCTTGCTAGTAATCATGAATATCTCCTCCGGCTACTGTGCTCCATGGTG GGCAATTCTGTCTGAAGTACGATACAGTGAAGTCAACAGGATGTGGTGGACAAAGGAGAATTGCAGGATCAGATTCAATGCCTCGTTGAATGATCGGCAACTTGTGGCATTGTGTGATGAGTGTCCTATGTTAGTGCCTGCTGTTATTAGTGGAGCATGGTCAGCCATTGTGCAGTGTCAGCTTGCTTTTAGGAACAGCAAATGGAGGTGTGATGTGTTCAAGAGAGGCCCTTACTTTGGACGGTTTGTTGAAGAAG GTACACGAGAGACTGCTTTTCTAAGTGCCATACTCAGTGCAGGAATAGTAGCAAAAGTAGCTCAAGCCAAACTGGCAAGAACATGGTGTGATGATGCCAGAGAGAGTGCAGGATCAGGAACTGATATTATATATTCAGTGGATGATGATAGTAACATTGATTATGCTATCAAATTTGTTGAAGCATTTACTGACCCAAAAGTGACTGATGATTATAAAAGTGTTGACACTGCCGTTACGAGTGGTGGTTCTATTAGTAATGGCAATGTtgctaccactaccactactataAGTGGTGGCACTCCTTCTGGTGGCAAACCTGATGACTCCAGTGGTGATGGTGCCATTTCCAGTGGTGAAATAAACTACTTCTCCAGTGGTGACATGTATATTTACAGTAATGAACCAGACATCAAATTAATGGAGTCACATAATAACAGAGTTGGTAGAGAA CTAATGAGGAAATATTATAATCCATGGTGGCAGCCTTGTTATCATAGACAGAATTGTGCTAAATCACCTCTAGAACAAGTCAAGGAACAATTATTCAAGGCGTATTCTGATGCAATACAAGTAGAGGAATCAGATGGACAGCTAAGGGCTAGCAAAATGCCTAGCTTTACTAGCTCTCAACTTCTTTACTTAAAGGAGTCTCCTGACTTTTGCCAACGCAACATAACATACGGCATTCAAGGaacatcaggcaggcagtgcTACCCTGATGAAGCAGACTCAAGTTGTGATGATTTGTGTTGTGGTTCAGTAGACAAGAGAGTAGAAAATAAATTTACGTCTTGCAAATGTATATTTATTTGGTGTTGCCGTGTAAAGTGTGAAACATGCACTACCACTGTCACTAACTACTATTGCAACTGA
- the LOC136243744 gene encoding integrator complex subunit 13-like, with translation MEKTVIVLAANQLSTTPCGDTVNIDVNVAKNNKACTETFSLCKTFWSCCTESVTDYCRVILDLFPTQHLVCVIASDMSKCLAINTWRDEDQELEKILTGLQNFGMPQYVSQPPRHHLDSVQKGLAYAVRCLVDLCATQYAVVTTGQQELPSNRGRIILLAPLKSGADISKLEAILVEQVKSENINIHQSRATTQDVVYRLPIAHCELVVVNMFAPTIRPHPITDAPLTMLCPEVSRVVYSFPAKLLKEKLVSLAKAHFSLTTTIVTGIPMKEEQVGGSSANYDVELLHHSDAHRDILRAGYQSASSTASLVGSSAAPVSLKWATPRSTSLDMQFCTSAYRVTPVDVMSRPTVCLVNFVLSGKSVLLEQAKPLLGKVVSHILTNQSGTIFLQSIPSSRSLHEDSPSISEGWGGKVSDYRIADFGQMMLAHRLVPHHINRTVIPAQLPIEAAISSIKRQTQFWPITFGETLLFSLQEELQPIVSVYRHEFLTEEEYDKCHKVILRLQAKEANNEPLFPAVSTRSKNAKRDEHYSQLWGELQSFLQIYSANSDKHWKLFELLRSVMTSSPSCSAHKLKTENKPLLPQPAVPDSKNVANLAWSELDRYQGMTERERKELMDHPKGAGWAGVRHDKVAPPPPSTGEVSFLALWNVQAKTAASKKHDEFAGRLKYGSKAELYKTAQQPSVIPMDTEGH, from the exons ATGGAGAAGACGGTGATTGTGTTAGCGGCCAATCAGTTATCCACAACACCGTGTGGTGACACCGTAAATATTGATGTTAACGTAGCTAAGAATAATAAGGCGTGTACGGAGACGTTCTCGTTATGTAAGACTTTTTGGAGCTGTTGTACGGAAAGCGTGACTGATTACTGTCGCGTGATCCTCGACTTGTTCCCCACACAACATCTG GTATGCGTTATAGCATCAGATATGTCCAAGTGCTTGGCTATCAACACTTGGCGGGATGAAGATCAGGAGTTGGAAAAg atTTTGACGGGACTTCAGAATTTTGGCATGCCACAATATGTGAGCCAGCCACCGAGGCACCACCTGGACAGCGTACAGAAGGGGTTGGCCTATGCTGTTAGATGTTTAGTTGATTTGTGTGCTACTCAATATGCTGTGGTGACAACTGGACAACAGGAATTGCCTAGCAACAGAGGCAGAATTATTTTACTAGCTCCATTGAAAAG TGGAGCTGATATTTCTAAACTGGAGGCAATTCTTGTGGAACAGGTGAAGTCAGAGAATATTAATATCCACCAGTCACGAGCTACCACTCAAGATGTTGTATACAGGCTACCAATAGCTCACTGTGAGCTGGTAGTGGTGAATATGTTTGCTCCAACTATTAGACCACACCCCATTACTGATGCTCCTCTAACTATG TTGTGCCCAGAGGTGTCACGTGTGGTCTACTCATTTCCTGCTAAACTACTAAAAGAGAAACTGGTCAGTCTAGCTAAGGCTCACTTCAGCCTAACAACTACCATCGTCACTGGAATACCAATGAAG gagGAGCAGGTTGGAGGTAGCTCAGCTAATTACGACGTGGAGTTGTTGCATCATTCTGACGCCCATCGAGACATCTTGAGGGCAG GATACCAAAGTGCCTCCTCTACTGCTTCTCTTGTTGGCAGTAGTGCCGCACCAGTTAGTTTGAAATGGGCCACGCCACGATCAACCAGTCTTG ACATGCAGTTTTGCACAAGTGCCTACCGAGTGACTCCAGTTGAT GTGATGTCCCGCCCCACCGTGTGTCTAGTAAACTTCGTATTGTCAG GCAAATCAGTGTTATTAGAACAAGCTAAGCCACTGTTAGGAAAAGTGGTATCCCATATTTTAACCAATCAATCTG GAACTATATTCCTTCAGTCAATTCCTTCCAGTAGATCATTACACGAAGACTCTCCTTCGATCAGTGAGGGATGGGGTGGGAAAGTTAGCGACTATCGTATTGCA GATTTTGGTCAGATGATGTTAGCCCACAGGCTGGTACCTCACCATATTAACCGGACGGTCATCCCAGCTCAGTTGCCGATAGAAGCAG CAATTTCCAGTATCAAGAGGCAGACACAATTCTGGCCAATCACATTTGGAGAAACACTGTTGTTCTCATTACAAGAG GAGTTGCAGCCCATAGTGTCAGTGTACAGACATGAATTCTTAACAGAAGAAGAATATGATAAGTGTCATAAG GTAATCCTGCGACTGCAAGCAAAAGAGGCCAACAACGAGCCTCTGTTTCCTGCTGTGAGCACAAGGAGCAAGAATGCAAAGAG AGACGAGCACTATTCACAGTTGTGGGGAGAGCTACAAAGTTTTTTACAGATTTACAGCGCAAACTCTGATAAGCATTGGAAG CTGTTTGAGCTGCTGCGATCTGTCATGACATCATCTCCCAGTTGTAGTGCACACAAGTTGAAAACAG AAAACAAGCCTCTTCTACCACAACCAGCCGTACCTGATTCTAAGAATGTTGCCAACCTGGCATGGTCTGAGCTAGACAG GTATCAAGGAATGACAGAGAGGGAGAGAAAAGAGTTAATGGATCACCCCAAAGGAGCAGGGTGGGCAGGAGTACGACACGACAAGGTTGCACCACCACCACCTTCCACAG GAGAAGTATCATTTTTAGCTTTATGGAATGTTCAAGCTAAGACTGCAGCTAGCAAGAAACACGATGAGTTTGCTGGGAGACTCAAGTATGGCAGTAAAGCAGAGCTATACAAGACTGCTCAACAACCGAG TGTAATCCCTATGGACACTGAGGGACATTAG